ttctttctctccatCGTCTCTTCCGATCCAATCCAAGAACAAATTGATGTTACCCGCTCCATGTTCCCCTTTTGCTGATCcgtgtgtttgtttgtgtgaGATCTgtgaggaggaaggggaggaaagGGGAGAGCGCTATGCCTTGACGACGGTCATCATGCGCTTGAACTCCTCGAAGTTGACcatgccgtcgccgtcgctgtCGACGAGGCGGATCATGTCGCGGcactcggcggcggcggggcggcggccgccggggcCGGGCCGGCGCAGGCCGAGCGAGCCGAGCACGGTGCCGAGCTCCTCGGCGGAGATGAGCCCGTCCTTGTTGCCGTCGAACACGTCGAAGGCCTCCCTCAggtccatctcctcctcttcctcttcgtcttcgtcgccatcgccggcgccctccgccgccgcggcgtccaCGGGAGAAGAAGGGAGCGAGGGGTTGTGGGTGCGCTTCTTGGGGATGGAGTCGTAGAGCTCGCGGAACTCGTGGATGTCGATGAGGCCGTCGCGGTTGGCGTCGACGCGGGCGACCATGAgcgcggcctcggcggcggagacggcgatGCCGAGGCGGCTGAGCGACTCCTCCAGCTCCCCCGCCGTGATgaagccgtcgccgtcgtggtCGAACGTGGAGAACACGATCCCTAGGTCCGCATCCTCCCGGTCCCGCTCCGGCGCCTTggccctctcttcttcttcctcctccacaaGGCTCTTGCCCTGCTCGCAGTttctgccgccggcgccgcacttcttgctggcggcgcgcgaggccgccgaggccagggagaagaaggcgcagaggccgccgaggaggaagagcaggAGCAGAGGCGCcatggtttggtttggtttggctCAGCCGCGAGTGTGTGTGAATGGGGGAGATCGGGAAGGGACGGAGTATATGAGGAGGCGAGAACGGAGGGAGCGAGTAAAAGAAGGGCGGAGTCGTGGAGTGGCAGTTGCAGATCGTGCGACGGGATCGTGGGTAAATTAAGAACTTCGTATGCAATGGAGAATTTGCACTTCCATCCGTGCAGGATGCTCGTATTGCGTAGGGAACCTCCTAACACACAGAAAAGAACTTTGCCTCGCTTTGTGGGTGTTTTTAGATTGGTGATAAAAATATGCCACGACAATATTTTGATCGACCAAACACACCTTTTAATATGTCCATGCTGCTAAACTTCTATAACTCGATCCACGACCTCTCGGGCATAGTTGGTGAGCTAGCCAGTCTGTGTTTGATCTTCGGTTCCGGCTTAACTGAAGAATCGAATAACCGATTCGGTTCACTCGATTTGAAGATACGATTGAAGAAcatagtactctctccgatccatattaattgtctcaaactTGCTTAACAGTCCGaccgattttttttattgttcatGCATGTCTGGTTTAGGGAGGTTTTAGACCATCACAAAATATGAGCAAACTCTCTCGCTCGACTGTCCCTGCGTCTCAAAATCGAACTCTTTGGGGATTCGTGCGTAGCTGGTCATGGTGCAAACTCACTTGAAGTTCGCTCTTTTGCGGTCTCTGTCATGGCTTAGTGAATTGTCTCCAGAAGCAAAGAAAAGTATGCGGTTACCTGGAAGACAACACATCTCACCAACACACACGTCACCACATTCGCAAGATTGAAAACCTACCCGCATGTAAACCACAAACTTTGATTGAAGACCAAATCTAAACCCACAAATCTCGCTACGTTCGTACCCAAGGGCGCCGAGATGTTTGTTGGTGTTCGTACTGTTTATTAAGAGAAGAAAATGCCGGTGTTTCACTTTGGTGCCCTAGCTAGTCTAGTCATCTTGGCCTCCTCAGTTCCAATGCTGAAATTTTGAAGGAATCCATGGACCTAGCTGCGAATGGAATGGCGTGGTTACGAAGCAGCAGGACAGCAAATATTTAAAGGGCGGTGGTGGTGTGCGGCGATGTGACGAGGGGGTGGAAGTGGAAGCGCGTCGATGCCACCGAATTGACGCGTGAGGAGCCGTTATTTTAAGCGCGCCCAGACTCCCAGTGGCACCAACGGCACTGTCGGGCGCCGCGCCTGCCCCCTAGTACTGCCAGCTCCAGCCCCAGGTTCCGTTCGTGCAGGTAAAGAAGGggcgaaggagaagaagaaaataatgcTAGCCTCTGTTTTTATTGGTGAGATCTTGTCGGGTTACTGCCTTCTTTGTCTTAGTTTGTCCTAGGTTCGTTCCCCCCCCCTACGCGCATTCCTCTCTTGAAACGATCGCAGCAGCCAGATTAGTTCTACTACCCGTCATTTCTGCCCCATTCCGTCTTCGACCACATTTGGCCGGGTCCTGGTTGGAAAACGAAAACCAGCTAGGTGGCTACATAAACGACCAGCTGAAGCCGTCTGTGAGTGGGAattcaaatactccctccgtctaacaaagatgtctcaagtttgtcaaaatttaaatgtatctagacatgacttagtgtatagacgCATACAGATACATTCTTCTTTGGACTGAGAGAGAGTACTGAAAGCCTGATGAAAACAACGGTCTCTCTTTTCTTACAGCGACCGCGCACTGGAATAGTACGACGATTCAAAGATGCGCACGCTCCCACCGTATATATTCCCCGGACTCGAGCGCACCCTACGCAATGGAGCACCAGGACTGACTGAACTGACTGACTTCCCGGAGAACCGGAGTTGGTTTGACAAGTCTGTGCGTCTGTCCACACGAACCAGTCCAGCTAGCTAGGAGTAGATAGACACTTGGTTTAATCCCCTGACGGCCTGACCGGTTCGGCCGTCTTCGTCTTGAAATAAATTACTCTACTACTCACGCATCGGAAGCGGACAGGAGGGTAAATGACTGAGCGTGGTGATCTTTGAAACATTCTCGTCCAAACCTTTGTGGTAAACGGAGTTCCCTCCGTCCCAGGCCAGAGACCCGGCTGCATGCGGCCACCATTTTTTCCCGTTTCCACTTAGAAATGTGTCTTATGCTTATCGTGTATCAGGCCTGTCATGCTCTCTCTTTCCATATTACCATCTTCCACTAAGAACCACTCCTTTTAAGAAAAATCAGCCGTATCCCAACCGAGAATCACATGAAAAAGGAATACAAATCTTGGCAGGCATCCGACTCGAACTCAACCGCAGTGCAGCCCCCAGGTGTTTCTCCTCGCAAATCTAGAGCGGAAGATGGCATACCATGCCAGGTCCAGAGGAATATGTACTACTGGCCgcctttgcttttgctttcaGCAACAGCTGGTCCTCCCTCGTCGACCCGTCTTCACGACGAAGTCACCGAGATGAGAGGGAGACAAACAAAGGCAGTGTGGCCGGGACCGGTAAAGTCTAGGAAGAGAGTATTCGATGCTTGCTTGCTTCCAAATGGTGGTCTCTCCTCCGAGGCCTTTAGTTTGGCCCCAGGCCAGACAGTTGCTTTAGTTAAGAGTAGGAGtacttgcttgcttgctggcATGGCATAGTCCAGGTCCTGCTAGCTCCCAAGTCCTAACTACGGAAGCATGGCGGCATTCCTAACAGAAAATCGGGCcagcagccagccagccaactAACcaatcatttaaagcatacataTGCATCAATCTGACAGCCACTAGACAATCCACTCCATAGTACACTTGCTAACTTTGTACTTTTGTAGCTCCGGCAGCCTACCACGCACCCACATGTGCATCTTGATGAGTATGTATGTATGGGCTTGATTTTCTCAGCTCCTATACGCGTTGTTTGGTTTCCACGGACCAGACTAATCATCTGACAATTGATTCCGTGCATGTTAGCTAGACCACTTGTTTGGTTTCAGGAACCTAGTGTGCGTCTTTGTCTGGTGTGAGGAGCTGGATGTGTGTAGCCAAGGGAACAAATAGTGTCTGCTTGAAATACTATCAGTCTATGGCAAAAATTAACCCAGCGAAAGAACATAAATAAAGTCACTCCTTCTTCATAAGTGGATTATTCTACCCCTTTCTGTTGAGTGCAGGTACTGGGGTATCTTCCACCTGCTTATTAAAATTTTCTGCAGAGTTCATGTGAGATGTGCACGGTGCAGCTGGCATTAGATAATTTCCCCCACTATACCAAATGACACGAGAGAGTATACTATAGATGATCAGATCAGCTTCTGTGCAGGTTAGCTAGCACTTAGCTGTGTTTGGCCCGGCAGCCCTGCAGTTGCCCAAGCTGCTTAGCCACCGACAAGCCTGAGCTCACCACAACTGTATGGTATGTATTAGTGTGTAATCTATAGCATCACAGATTCTATTTGTAAGTTGGAAGATTTTGGTACTCACGCAGCAGTAAGGCCCAGGCAGCAGCTGGAAATGTTGTTGAAAGTACTTTGCTTCAGTTCAGTGCCAAACTGCAAAGAATCACCAGTTCTGGAACAAAGCAATCCCCTGAAAATGGCAAAAATTCAGAGAATATTTggcaaaaaagagagtaaagaAGCATTATACAGATAATACTAGCTTGGATCAAAATTTAGACTAGCAGAGAGCCAGAAACAGAGAACCTGATGAGGTTGTTCACTGCACTGTGAGTGGCTTTGCTTTGGGTTGCTCACATGCACCGATCCCAGATCAGAACTGAATAATTAATGTTCCTATACAGCACAACAAGATCTGGATATCGAGATAAAATTTTGGCCAGGTATAATTGGTTTAAGCATAACCATAATTAAATGTTCAAATATTCTGCACATAATCAGGGAACATGATCTTGAACTATTGGCGAAGTATGAGAAGTACCAATTGTAGATACTATCCACAGTAAACCTGAATTCATGAAGGGCTTTGTACTTTTGTTAGTTGATTCTTCGAAGCAGAGAACCTCTACAGTTACCTCTTAGTAGCTATAAACCTTAGTCATTTCTTTATTACttgattttaaaaaaagataCGATGACAAAAGGTAGAACGGCCATTTAAACAAAAATGAAGATAGTTCCACAAGACCACAAACCATATCGGTTCCAGAAACTTCAAAGTCTTTGTTGTATAAAGGTGAAGATAGAATATTCTTTTACAAACAATTCCCTGGTCCATTGGTTAGGtgccagatttttttttgcaggacAATGATAGCAACAGTGTTAGGTGAAATACCAGCCAATCACCTACAAGTCATTACCTAGAAATGAAAAGTAACTGTTAACAGATTAAGTTTCCCTTCATCTTTCCATAAGTCAGTAGTACAAATGATGTCATGTACAGCTGTACGATTGATACATCAAGGCACACGGCACAACAAAATCTGACTAATGTCACCAACACAGCACTTGCTCTATTTGATTGTCACGAAGTTCACAGCTACTCATAGAGGGCTTCAAATTCCTCTATATTATCCAATATCCTTCAAACGTGGTAACCAGTATAGATGCTTCACAGATATCAACTCATTCCTAGCCTAGGACGCCATAACCATAGGCAACTTTTATATCTGGCATATGCCACCACATAGTTCTGTATTTCCATTGTTGAACTTCTTGAATAGATTTTGTGCCTCAATGAATTGCCACCAAGAAGTTTTTGATTCAGTTACTTTCAAGCTACTCGTAAGGGCATCAAAGAGCAGGATAGGATTGATGCACCTCTGCAATGCAAAGTGCAAACTGAATGAAGCTTCCACACAGGTTGTTCCATCTCCTTGGAGAGAAACGCAGAGAACAAAACCCATTGACTAAGTATCTCCATTGGTGTTCAGACCTACTTATTATCTGTAGATAGACCATCTTTTAGGTCACGTAGGTGCTGAACACGATGATCATCAATCCCTTTGACAAGAAACCATTTAATCATGGTAGTACAGGTTACCTTGTCTGGACTTACTCGTTCTAACTTCATCATATTGAGAACATCCCACATCTCTGCCAAGCACCCCACCCTCCCATATGCATCGACCAAACAGTTGAAGAACACAATATCCAATGTTGTGTCCGAATTCTCAATAATTCTTAACACAGTTTCTATTTTCTTCACTTGATCAGCCCTTCCATATGCTCTAATCAATGAACAGAGGGTAACACAGTTAGGCTTTATACGGTCAGATTTCATCAACCTAAAGATATATTCCATTTGTTCAAGATCGCCGGCCCTTCCAAATGCATCAATAACTACGTTGTATGTGACTATTGTCCAAGAATAGTAATACTTCTGCATGTACTCCATCACAGCACCCATCTTCTCATACATTTTAGCTTTACCATATGAATCAAGTAAAATGTTGTAGGTCTTAATGTTTGGGGAGATACCAGATGCCTGGAACTTCTCGTAGCAGCTTTCCATCATCTCAATCTGACCACTGCTACCGAAAGCTCTCAGAGTAGAATTCATTGTCCATACATCAGGCTTGCACTTTTCAGACAACATCTCAAGAAGAGTTGACTCCATCTCAGCAAACCTTTAACATACACAATAAAACCACATTATCTTAATTATTTTGTCATTGAAACCACAGTAAAGCATATGCTCCTCTTGCTGTTTACCTTCCTGCTTTCCCATAAGCATCAACCAGAGTATTGTAAGTCACGGTGTTTGGGCGGATACCCCCACACGCCATATCCGCTAGCAGATCCTTCACCTTGTCGAAATCATAGGCATGCAAGCAAGACTTAATGAGGATCGAATATGTCTGGACATCAGGCCGGCACCCAGGGGTGGCCTTCATCCGATCAAGCAAGGAGAAAGCCCTGTCGAAGCTGCCGCTCCTGCTGTAAGCGGAGACGAGGGCCGTGTATGACTCAAGGTTGGGGGCGCAGCCTTCGTCGACCATGGCCTGGAAGAGCTCGTGCGCCTTCCCTGGCTGCTTGCACTTGCCAAGCATGGTGATGAGCTTGATGTATATACCGACGTACGGCCTGTACCACACCTGGTCCCGCATTAGCTCGAACACCTGGGCGTCAATGGGCAAAATGAAGGTTAGAAGGGAGGAGGGATGTGCTATCACAATGATGCATCTGcaatggaggcggcggtgacTGAGGGACTGAAGAGAGGATCGGATGGGAAGGACCTTGAGGGCGGATTCCCACCGGAGGGCGGCGATGCGCTCGTGGAGGGCCTCGAGGACGGtgcgggggaggaggcggcgggtgCCCTTGCCGGGCTCGCGCTTGTCGAGGACGGCCTTGGTGGCGTCGCGCCGGAGGATGATGGAGAGCGCCTTCCGGGAGGCGATCTTGCGGTTCACCTCCTCCTTCCGCTGCCTCTCGAACTCATCCGCCTGGGCCTccgtcttctcctcctcccgccgccgccgccgactctcCCCCGCGTCGGCCGCCACGCCCCTGGCGCGCTGCTGCTCGGGCGACGAGGcggctgctggtggtggtggcgacACGCGTCTGTGGCAACGGCGCGTGGACGAGTTGAAGGAGGGGAGCGCGGGGAAGGGGGAGGccaccggcgcggcggccatTGCGCGCGGCTCAGAATTTGGAGGGAGCTGCGGTGCGGAGCGGTGGGAGATTTTTGCGAGGGACTGGATGAGATTGCGAGCAACGACTAGCCAGGAGGATGGGCTCCATGCCTCCATGGACCGTTCGATGAGAAAGCGACGATCCAGATTTCTCGCTACGACTTCGAACGATTAGCCGGGCGTCAAGCCTGCTGTACATCTGTGATCTTCATAAACTTTCGTACAAACGAACAAAATATTTACATCGGTCTATTGATCAGTTGCCAGATATATAAGGTTCTCATCTTAAATCTCAGTCGATTTCTCCCCACCGTTCAATCCACCTATCAAAATCCTTCCACCCAAACTGATGTCTGTTAGGTGagtttttttggctttttttttctcgtgttGCATGCGggctttttcttcttcatgttGCTCGTACTGGAGCCAATGAATTCTCAAAAAAGCCTTGCTAAACTAGTTGTTGCCCTATACACGTATGCatttgtttctattttttttttcaaaaccatAAAGAAAGCTTGATCCAAAATTATATATGGCATGTTGGAAATTTTGGATATGATCGTAAGTATTTCTAATCGTGTGTTCGTTTATCTTTCATTCAAATAATGAAGTTACAGTAATCTGCATGTAGACATTTGCGCATACAATTTTCGTAAGAGTGAAATCACATACATGCGGTTGTATTCAGATTTTATGTGCTTAAAAGTCAAACCAAAATATTCAGTCAAGTTGCATATATTGTGAAACCACCTGTGCAAATGTTGAGAAAACGACAATAGCATCGTCATATAAGAATTAGCTTTTACGACAATGTGCAACTCAATTGCACGGCAAGAATtttaatgtgcaactcacaCTCTTAAAGAACTAAATTGCACATCAAGAGATATGACATGTGAAATTATCCAGAAAAAATCTCAATTACACGCCGAGAATTTTAATGTGCAGCTCACCCTCTAAAAAACCCTAAATTGCACATCAAGAAATATGATGTGCAACCAATCTGAGAACTCAATCGCACGCTAACAGTTTTAATATGCAATGTACTCCATAGAGAACTAAATTGCATATCAAGAGAGATGATgtacaacaaaataaaataaaaactaaaTTGCAGATCAAAATCTTTGATGTGCAACTCACCCCGTAAATATTAAATTGCACATTAAGAAAAATTATGTGCAACTAATGCAATATGAGCCACGAGCAAGGGACAAAAAAAGCACAATTGAACATGAGAAAGGTTCTTGTGCAACTGTCTCTGAAACCTTAAATCAACTTATTCCTAACTATTTATGGCCCAACTTATACCTAGAAAAATCAATAGAAAAAGACCCCTGTATAAGTGCTTCTCATCTCCCTCTTCCAAAAAAATGGCTTGCCATTTTTGGGGGCTTTTGTGTGTTGATTCAATAAAAAAAGGGATGTAGGCTGAGATGAGAGTTATTAACACAAAAGCCCCAAAAAATACAACAGAAAAAAGACATGtctaaaaacaaaaatacccTAAAATGGGACAGAACAAAACAGGCCCAGTATCCAAAACAAAGGACAACCGGCAACAAAAGCCCACCAGGTACcggttctcaaaaaaaaaagcccaccAGTACCACGATAGGATGAAGAAAAATCGCTGCAACTTCCGTAACAGGTAGAAATCCAAATCGACTGATCCATTCTTATTTATTATCAGGCGCCTGCCGTCTAGCAAAACCGAATATTTATACTACTTTGGATCCTCTCCAAGCGGACGCTGAAGCTCCCCGCCATGCTCCCCCGGATCGTCCTCGACGTCTACGCCCTCCTGCGTCAGAAATCCGTCGTCCCCCGCAGCTCGAACAAGCGCGAGCTCGTCCGGGCCAACGGACAGGATCCTGGcccagacggcggcggccatccgCAGGCTCAAGGTCAGGTTCTTCCTGACGCGCTACGACTGCATCTCTCCATCGGGAACTCCGTCGCCcgcgccatggcggccgccgagAAGAAGCTCGACGCCGTGCATTTCAAGATCCTGACGGAGAAGGAGCCCGCGGACTGCTTGCCCCCGTACTCAAGAAACTGCGAGTTCTTAGTCTAGAAAACCTCCCTGAAGGATGCGACATCGCCTGGACAACGTTCTTCCAGGAAGCCGCGCCAGCCCTGGCCCCTGGAGGAGCTCAGCCTGACGGTGTGGGATCACTGGCGCGACATGGAGAGAAACCAGGCTAAATGGGAGAACAGGGACGTGGAATGTCCTAGAATTTGTGTCGTGGGCCTCACCAGCATAAGCCCAATATTAATAAATTctaaaaaatctcaaaagcacattcatgaagtgggatgatgAGAGTGGGAAGAGAATAATCCCACCTTACTAGTTTAGAGTGaatgagaccaacatataagggatgttggttctcacctatttagcaagtgagcaagggaaatccccacgcgcgctcctcttcctccgctcgcctcgcctcgccgcgATATATAGCCGCCCGTCCCTCCGATTggtacgcaacacaaccgtgctagggtttcgcctgtctctcgcttttgcgtcggcgtgcaccagcgatcgggagagcagATCTTCAgaacctttcgcctttgcgatcctgtacgggagagggcgaataaggtttttgga
This is a stretch of genomic DNA from Brachypodium distachyon strain Bd21 chromosome 1, Brachypodium_distachyon_v3.0, whole genome shotgun sequence. It encodes these proteins:
- the LOC100840504 gene encoding probable calcium-binding protein CML30, giving the protein MAPLLLLFLLGGLCAFFSLASAASRAASKKCGAGGRNCEQGKSLVEEEEEERAKAPERDREDADLGIVFSTFDHDGDGFITAGELEESLSRLGIAVSAAEAALMVARVDANRDGLIDIHEFRELYDSIPKKRTHNPSLPSSPVDAAAAEGAGDGDEDEEEEEEMDLREAFDVFDGNKDGLISAEELGTVLGSLGLRRPGPGGRRPAAAECRDMIRLVDSDGDGMVNFEEFKRMMTVVKA
- the LOC100841110 gene encoding pentatricopeptide repeat-containing protein At5g48730, chloroplastic codes for the protein MAAAPVASPFPALPSFNSSTRRCHRRVSPPPPAAASSPEQQRARGVAADAGESRRRRREEEKTEAQADEFERQRKEEVNRKIASRKALSIILRRDATKAVLDKREPGKGTRRLLPRTVLEALHERIAALRWESALKVFELMRDQVWYRPYVGIYIKLITMLGKCKQPGKAHELFQAMVDEGCAPNLESYTALVSAYSRSGSFDRAFSLLDRMKATPGCRPDVQTYSILIKSCLHAYDFDKVKDLLADMACGGIRPNTVTYNTLVDAYGKAGRFAEMESTLLEMLSEKCKPDVWTMNSTLRAFGSSGQIEMMESCYEKFQASGISPNIKTYNILLDSYGKAKMYEKMGAVMEYMQKYYYSWTIVTYNVVIDAFGRAGDLEQMEYIFRLMKSDRIKPNCVTLCSLIRAYGRADQVKKIETVLRIIENSDTTLDIVFFNCLVDAYGRVGCLAEMWDVLNMMKLERVSPDKVTCTTMIKWFLVKGIDDHRVQHLRDLKDGLSTDNK